The proteins below are encoded in one region of Sphingomonas sp.:
- the nusA gene encoding transcription termination factor NusA, protein MATAISANKAELIAIADSVAKEKLIDRAIVIEAMEDAIQRAAKNRYGSENDIRAKLDPQTGDLRLWRVVEVVEAVDDYFKQVDLKGAQKLQKDAAIGDFIVDPLPPIEFGRIQAQASKQTIFQKVRDAERERQHEEFKDRMGEIITGVVKRVEFGHVVVDLGRAEGVIRRDQQIPREVVRVGDRVRSIILNVRRENRGPQIFLSRAHPDFMKKLFAQEVPEIYDGIIEIKAAARDPGSRAKIGVISHDSSIDPVGACVGMKGSRVQAVVQEMQGEKIDIIPWSEDTATFVVNALQPANVSRVVIDEEDDRIEVVVPDDQLSLAIGRRGQNVRLASQLTAKAIDILTETDASEKRQQEFVANSEMFQNELDVDETLAQLLVAEGFSSLEEVAYVELAEIAEIEGFDEDLGAELQSRAAEALERREEANRNLRRELGVEDDLATMPYMTEAMLVTLGKAGIKTLDDLADLATDELVQKKRVEPRRRNEDAPKRAEDKGGVLAEYGLSDEQGNEIIMAARAHWFADEESAAAAGSEDAVAESEQ, encoded by the coding sequence ATGGCCACTGCCATTTCCGCAAACAAGGCCGAGCTGATCGCAATCGCCGATTCGGTGGCGAAGGAAAAGCTGATCGACCGCGCCATCGTCATCGAGGCGATGGAGGACGCGATCCAGCGCGCCGCCAAGAACCGCTATGGCAGCGAGAACGACATCCGCGCCAAGCTCGACCCGCAGACCGGCGACCTGCGCCTGTGGCGCGTCGTCGAAGTGGTCGAGGCGGTCGACGACTATTTCAAGCAGGTCGATCTGAAGGGCGCGCAGAAGCTCCAGAAGGACGCCGCGATCGGCGACTTCATCGTCGATCCGCTGCCCCCGATCGAGTTCGGCCGCATCCAGGCCCAGGCTTCTAAGCAGACCATCTTCCAGAAGGTCCGCGACGCCGAGCGCGAGCGCCAGCATGAAGAGTTCAAGGACCGGATGGGTGAGATCATCACCGGCGTCGTCAAGCGCGTCGAGTTCGGTCATGTCGTCGTCGATCTCGGCCGCGCCGAGGGCGTGATCCGCCGCGACCAGCAGATTCCGCGCGAGGTGGTTCGCGTCGGCGACCGCGTCCGCTCGATCATCCTCAACGTCCGCCGCGAGAATCGCGGGCCGCAGATTTTCCTTAGCCGCGCGCATCCCGACTTCATGAAGAAGCTGTTCGCACAGGAAGTGCCCGAGATTTACGATGGCATCATCGAGATCAAGGCGGCCGCCCGCGACCCGGGCTCGCGCGCCAAGATCGGCGTGATCAGCCACGACAGCAGCATCGACCCGGTCGGCGCCTGCGTCGGCATGAAGGGCTCGCGCGTCCAGGCGGTCGTGCAGGAAATGCAGGGCGAGAAGATCGACATCATCCCGTGGAGCGAAGACACCGCGACCTTCGTCGTCAACGCGCTCCAGCCCGCCAATGTCAGCCGCGTCGTCATCGACGAGGAGGATGACCGTATTGAAGTGGTGGTGCCCGACGATCAGCTCAGCCTCGCCATCGGCCGCCGCGGCCAGAATGTCCGCCTCGCCTCGCAGCTGACCGCCAAGGCGATCGACATTCTCACCGAGACCGACGCCAGCGAGAAGCGTCAGCAGGAATTCGTCGCCAATTCCGAGATGTTCCAGAACGAGCTCGACGTCGATGAGACGCTGGCACAGCTGCTGGTCGCCGAAGGCTTCTCGAGCCTCGAAGAGGTCGCCTATGTCGAGCTGGCGGAAATCGCCGAGATCGAAGGGTTCGACGAGGATCTCGGTGCCGAGCTGCAGAGCCGTGCAGCCGAGGCGCTGGAACGTCGCGAGGAAGCCAACCGCAACCTGCGCCGCGAACTCGGCGTCGAGGACGATCTCGCGACCATGCCGTACATGACCGAGGCGATGCTGGTCACGCTCGGCAAGGCCGGGATCAAGACGCTCGACGATCTCGCGGATCTCGCCACCGACGAGCTGGTCCAGAAGAAGCGCGTCGAACCGCGCCGCCGCAACGAGGACGCGCCCAAGCGCGCCGAGGACAAGGGCGGCGTGCTCGCCGAATACGGCCTGAGCGACGAGCAGGGCAACGAGATCATCATGGCCGCCCGCGCGCACTGGTTCGCCGATGAGGAGTCCGCTGCGGCCGCAGGTTCGGAGGACGCAGTTGCGGAATCCGAACAATGA
- the rimP gene encoding ribosome maturation protein RimP, translated as MADIAALTSLIEPEAKALGLDLVRVKMFGGVSDPTLQVMAERPDTRQLTIDDCADLSRRISDVLDRLEAEGKDPIDHAYRLEVSSPGIDRPLTRLQDFADWAGHEARINLTEPTADNRKQLTGDLVGIEGETITIDVRKHREVSILWAQVADAKLLMTDRLIDATAPLSSEGAEEFDEIEAEEEY; from the coding sequence TTGGCGGACATCGCCGCACTGACCAGCCTGATCGAACCCGAAGCCAAGGCGCTCGGGCTCGACCTGGTGCGCGTCAAGATGTTCGGCGGGGTCAGCGATCCGACGCTGCAGGTGATGGCCGAGCGCCCCGATACGCGCCAGCTGACGATCGACGATTGCGCCGATCTGTCGCGCCGCATCTCGGATGTGCTCGACCGGCTTGAGGCCGAGGGCAAGGATCCGATCGATCACGCCTATCGCCTCGAAGTCAGCTCGCCGGGGATCGACCGCCCGCTGACCCGACTTCAGGACTTTGCCGATTGGGCCGGGCACGAGGCACGGATCAACCTGACCGAGCCGACCGCCGACAATCGCAAGCAATTGACCGGGGATCTGGTCGGCATTGAAGGCGAGACGATCACCATCGATGTGCGCAAGCACCGAGAAGTTTCCATTCTTTGGGCGCAGGTCGCGGACGCCAAGCTGCTGATGACCGACCGCCTGATCGACGCAACCGCGCCGCTTTCGAGCGAAGGCGCAGAAGAATTCGACGAAATCGAAGCAGAGGAAGAATACTGA
- a CDS encoding S9 family peptidase, translating into MDPALYFSEPVLSEPLLSPDGGRIAARAMVGGEARLAVFQADKGMADPQPVALPRTEQLQWYRWIDGHSLLVSLLLQGSAPTSRLVAVDLTSGALRQLGAPRPAGANDAILHIDRAGTFMLLKSQADERTPPSVYRIDLRTGAAALAVAPQPHVRDWMVDADGVIRAGIAAKGQRAWMLYRRQEGDRFSRASDGDAVEQLAAVRGSDTGYAMAEAPSGRTGLYAYDFRRGKLGRLIYENDQVDLDGFETGPDGRLLGVRFSGDRDETLWFDAAAAGEQEAIDAALPGRVNRVVSASDDKQRLLVLSSSASDRGIYYVYSGGRAALFGAVNPELTARPATEMRAVSYRARDGMTLHGFLTLPAGRGSAGLPLVVIPHGGPFARDDWGYDPWVQYLAAKGYAVFQPNFRGSVGYGIAYMAKGDGEWGRGMQDDMDDGVAWLAKAGTIDARRVCVMGASYGGYAAMWAAARDPDKYRCAISFAGISDVRAQLDYDRQTFAAVDFRAWRRRIQGSAPSLESLSPLSYADRIVTPMLIAHGSEDDIVPPEQSVMLHQALSRLGRTHEYAVYPGEGHNMDDPANSADFLRRVGQFLDRYNPS; encoded by the coding sequence GTGGATCCTGCACTTTATTTCTCCGAGCCGGTGCTTTCGGAGCCATTGCTGTCTCCTGACGGTGGCCGCATCGCGGCGCGCGCCATGGTCGGCGGCGAGGCTCGCCTCGCGGTATTTCAGGCCGACAAGGGCATGGCCGATCCACAGCCGGTCGCGCTCCCGCGCACCGAGCAGTTGCAATGGTATCGCTGGATCGATGGCCATAGCTTGCTGGTCAGCCTGCTCCTTCAGGGTTCGGCACCAACATCGCGGTTGGTCGCGGTCGATCTGACCAGCGGCGCGCTCCGACAACTCGGCGCCCCCCGCCCGGCCGGCGCCAATGACGCGATCCTCCATATCGACCGCGCCGGCACCTTCATGCTGCTCAAGTCGCAGGCCGATGAGCGCACCCCGCCTTCGGTCTACCGCATCGACTTGCGCACCGGCGCCGCGGCGCTCGCGGTTGCGCCGCAGCCGCATGTCCGCGACTGGATGGTCGATGCCGACGGCGTCATCCGCGCCGGCATCGCCGCAAAGGGCCAACGCGCCTGGATGCTCTATCGGCGGCAGGAAGGTGACCGCTTCAGCCGCGCATCGGACGGCGACGCGGTCGAACAGCTGGCGGCGGTGCGCGGCAGCGACACTGGCTATGCGATGGCCGAGGCACCCAGCGGACGTACCGGGCTCTATGCCTATGACTTCCGCCGCGGAAAGCTGGGCCGGCTGATCTACGAAAATGACCAGGTCGATCTCGACGGTTTCGAGACCGGGCCCGACGGCCGATTGCTCGGCGTGCGCTTCAGCGGCGACCGTGACGAGACCCTGTGGTTCGATGCCGCCGCCGCTGGCGAGCAAGAGGCGATCGATGCGGCGCTGCCTGGGCGGGTCAACCGCGTGGTCTCCGCCAGCGACGACAAGCAGCGCCTGCTGGTGCTGAGCAGTTCGGCATCGGACCGTGGCATCTATTATGTCTATTCCGGCGGCCGCGCTGCCCTGTTCGGCGCGGTCAATCCTGAGCTTACCGCCCGCCCCGCCACCGAGATGCGCGCGGTCTCCTACCGCGCCCGCGACGGGATGACGCTGCATGGCTTCCTGACGCTTCCCGCCGGACGCGGCAGCGCCGGGCTGCCGCTGGTGGTGATACCGCATGGCGGTCCGTTCGCGCGCGACGATTGGGGGTACGATCCCTGGGTCCAGTATCTCGCGGCCAAGGGCTATGCGGTGTTCCAGCCCAATTTCCGCGGTTCGGTCGGTTACGGCATCGCCTATATGGCGAAGGGCGATGGCGAATGGGGCCGCGGCATGCAGGACGATATGGACGACGGCGTCGCCTGGCTGGCCAAGGCAGGAACGATCGACGCGCGCCGCGTCTGCGTGATGGGCGCCTCCTATGGCGGTTACGCGGCGATGTGGGCAGCGGCGCGCGATCCCGACAAATATCGCTGCGCGATCAGCTTCGCCGGCATCTCCGACGTTCGCGCCCAGCTCGATTACGACCGTCAGACCTTCGCTGCGGTCGATTTCCGCGCGTGGCGGCGGCGCATCCAGGGTTCGGCGCCGTCGCTCGAGTCGCTGTCGCCACTCAGCTACGCCGATCGCATTGTCACGCCGATGCTGATCGCGCATGGATCGGAGGACGATATTGTCCCGCCCGAGCAATCGGTGATGCTGCATCAGGCGCTGTCGCGGCTGGGACGGACCCACGAATATGCGGTCTATCCCGGCGAGGGGCATAATATGGACGATCCGGCAAACAGCGCCGATTTCCTGCGGCGCGTCGGCCAGTTTCTCGATCGCTACAATCCGAGCTGA
- a CDS encoding PQQ-dependent sugar dehydrogenase: MPHARIFLPAFALLAACNPQSSAVAQDAADRPFTLTEVASFDTPWAMTFLPDGRMLVTQKAGQIVLVSADGKTRSKVADVEVAFQGQGGLLDVALDPQFAANKRVWYSYAEPRSGGSSLALAHGILRDGATPVLANPQIVWRAGSDGKGGQFGAIIAFAPDGQSLFLSLGERQRFTPAQDPDQALGKIIHLTLDGQPAPDNPWAGKTGAASVKVTDPPKNTEIAKTATARTLAVDGTNMVPAEIWSLGHRNPYGLTFDDKGRLWESEMGPKGGDEINLIQRGRNYGWPNVSNGDNYDGTPIPDHAAGDSYEPPKIFWNPSISPGGLLFYNGDKFPAWKGSLLQGALSGQALIRIKIDGDKASKAEQWNLGMRVRDVAQGPDGSVWLLEDGEKGAGGRLFRLSPR, encoded by the coding sequence ATGCCCCATGCCCGGATATTCCTTCCTGCGTTCGCCCTGCTCGCGGCGTGCAATCCACAATCCTCCGCAGTCGCGCAGGATGCTGCGGACAGGCCGTTCACGCTGACCGAGGTCGCCAGTTTCGACACGCCCTGGGCGATGACCTTTCTCCCAGACGGGCGGATGCTGGTGACACAAAAGGCCGGGCAGATCGTGCTGGTTTCCGCCGATGGCAAGACGCGCAGCAAAGTGGCGGATGTCGAAGTCGCGTTCCAGGGGCAGGGTGGCCTGCTAGACGTCGCGCTCGATCCGCAATTCGCCGCCAACAAGCGTGTCTGGTACAGCTATGCCGAGCCGCGCTCGGGCGGCTCCAGCCTGGCGCTGGCGCACGGCATATTGCGCGACGGCGCCACCCCGGTGCTGGCCAACCCCCAGATTGTCTGGCGCGCGGGATCGGACGGCAAGGGGGGGCAGTTCGGCGCGATCATCGCCTTTGCGCCCGATGGTCAGTCGCTGTTCCTGAGTTTGGGCGAGCGCCAGCGCTTCACCCCTGCGCAGGATCCCGATCAGGCGCTCGGCAAGATCATCCATCTGACGCTCGACGGTCAGCCGGCACCCGACAATCCCTGGGCGGGCAAGACCGGAGCGGCCAGCGTCAAGGTCACCGATCCGCCCAAGAATACCGAGATCGCCAAGACCGCGACCGCGCGCACCCTGGCGGTCGATGGGACTAATATGGTTCCGGCTGAGATCTGGAGCCTCGGTCATCGCAATCCCTATGGCCTGACCTTCGACGACAAGGGTCGGCTCTGGGAAAGCGAGATGGGGCCGAAGGGCGGCGACGAGATCAACCTGATCCAGCGCGGCAGGAATTACGGTTGGCCCAATGTCTCGAACGGCGACAATTACGATGGCACGCCGATCCCCGATCACGCGGCCGGTGATAGCTATGAGCCGCCCAAGATCTTCTGGAATCCGTCGATCTCGCCAGGAGGCTTGCTCTTCTACAACGGCGACAAATTCCCGGCCTGGAAGGGCTCGCTGCTGCAGGGGGCTTTGTCGGGCCAGGCGCTGATCCGCATCAAGATCGACGGCGACAAGGCCAGCAAGGCCGAACAATGGAATCTCGGCATGCGCGTCCGCGATGTGGCGCAAGGCCCCGACGGCAGTGTCTGGCTGCTCGAAGATGGCGAAAAGGGTGCGGGCGGCCGATTGTTCAGGCTCAGCCCGCGCTGA
- the truB gene encoding tRNA pseudouridine(55) synthase TruB, with amino-acid sequence MHGWIILDKPLGLGSTQGVSAVKRALREGGYGKYKVGHGGTLDPLATGVLPIAVGEATKLAGRMLDSDKVYEFTITFGAETDTLDAEGKVVREALLPSRGHVWDAIRHFTGPITQVPPAYSALKVDGQRAYDLARAGEVPTLATRDVVIHNLQSTNRLINGIGKTGTDMSEVLTHADLRAHVSKGTYIRSLARDIANHAGSAGYVTTLRRIKAGPFDTLSAISLDKLAELAKARTLEQHLLPLRAGLDDIPALSLTPDQAGLLRQGRVLAGTHADGQYFALLGEVPVALVEAQSGEIRVVRGFNL; translated from the coding sequence GTGCATGGCTGGATCATCCTCGACAAGCCCCTGGGGCTCGGCTCGACGCAGGGCGTGAGCGCGGTCAAGCGCGCGCTGCGCGAGGGTGGCTATGGCAAGTACAAGGTCGGCCATGGCGGTACCCTCGATCCACTGGCGACCGGCGTGCTGCCGATCGCGGTGGGCGAGGCGACCAAGCTGGCGGGGCGGATGCTCGACAGCGACAAGGTGTACGAGTTCACGATCACCTTCGGCGCGGAAACTGACACGCTCGACGCCGAGGGCAAGGTGGTTCGCGAGGCTCTGTTGCCAAGCCGAGGCCACGTCTGGGACGCCATCCGACATTTCACCGGGCCCATCACCCAGGTGCCGCCGGCCTATTCCGCTCTCAAGGTTGACGGCCAACGCGCATATGATCTGGCGCGCGCGGGTGAGGTCCCTACGCTCGCCACCCGCGATGTGGTGATCCATAATCTCCAATCGACCAATCGGCTGATCAACGGGATCGGCAAGACTGGGACGGACATGAGCGAAGTGCTGACCCATGCGGATCTGCGCGCCCATGTGTCGAAAGGTACCTATATCCGCAGCTTGGCGCGCGACATCGCGAACCATGCTGGCAGCGCCGGCTATGTCACCACGCTGCGCCGGATCAAGGCCGGTCCGTTCGACACGCTCTCCGCGATTTCGCTGGACAAACTGGCCGAACTGGCTAAGGCGCGCACGCTTGAACAACACCTCCTGCCATTGAGGGCGGGGCTGGACGACATCCCGGCTCTATCTCTCACCCCCGACCAGGCAGGGCTGCTCCGACAGGGGCGGGTTCTGGCCGGGACGCACGCAGATGGCCAATATTTCGCGCTGCTCGGGGAAGTGCCCGTAGCGCTGGTGGAGGCTCAATCCGGGGAAATCCGGGTCGTCCGCGGGTTCAATCTGTAG
- the rpsO gene encoding 30S ribosomal protein S15 — MTITAERKNALVKEHARAEGDTGSPEVQIAILTERIVNLTEHFKGHAKDNHSRRGLLMMVNKRRSLLDYLKKKDATRYTDLIGKLGLRK; from the coding sequence ATGACGATCACTGCGGAGCGCAAGAACGCGCTCGTCAAGGAACATGCCCGCGCCGAAGGCGACACCGGCAGCCCGGAAGTCCAGATTGCGATCCTCACCGAGCGCATCGTCAACCTGACCGAGCACTTCAAGGGGCACGCCAAGGACAATCATTCGCGCCGCGGTCTTCTGATGATGGTCAACAAGCGCCGTTCGCTGCTCGACTATCTGAAGAAGAAGGACGCAACCCGCTACACCGACCTGATCGGCAAGCTGGGTCTCCGCAAGTGA
- the pnp gene encoding polyribonucleotide nucleotidyltransferase, whose product MFDTKKVAIQWGGQTLTLETGKVARQADGAVMATLGETVVLCAVTAAKSVKEGQDFFPLTVHYQEKYSAAGRIPGGFFKRERGATEKETLVSRLIDRPIRPLFPEGFYNEINAIAQVLSYDGHNEPDILAMVAASAALTISGVPFMGPIGAARVGYVNGEYILNPTDKQVAEGDLDLVVAATRDAVMMVESEANELSEEVMLGAVLFAHDACRTVVDAIIDLAEQAAKDPWEIASGDDNAALKDRLKKLIGKDIAAAYKLTDKSARSNALNEARAKAKAQFVEDGLTPQQVMAGIKLIKKLEAEIVRTAILKDGKRIDGRTTTQIRPIVAETHFLPRAHGSALFTRGETQTIATCTLGTKDAEQMIDGLNGLSYQHFMLHYNFPPYSVGEVGRFGAPGRREVGHGKLAWRALHPVLPTKDEFPYTVRLTSDITESNGSSSMASVCGGSLAMMDAGVPIKRPVSGIAMGLILEGKDFAILSDILGDEDHLGDMDFKVAGTSEGITTMQMDIKIAGITREIFEKALNQAKEGRAHILGEMNKALGETRSELSAHAPRIETLTIDKSKIRDVIGTGGKVIREIVATTGAKVDIDDEGVIKVSSSDHAQIEAAINWIKGIVEEAEVGKIYTGKVVNLVDFGAFVNFMGGKDGLVHVSEIRNERTEKVSDVLSEGQEVKVKVLEIDQRGKVRLSMRVVDQETGAELEDTRPPREERPRGDRPQRDGDRRRDGGRGGDRDRGPRRDDRGPRGDRGDRGPRRERSDEGDKGGEDIGLPAFLTGDD is encoded by the coding sequence ATGTTCGATACCAAGAAAGTAGCAATCCAGTGGGGCGGTCAGACCCTCACGCTGGAAACGGGCAAGGTCGCCCGCCAGGCCGACGGCGCCGTGATGGCGACCCTCGGCGAAACCGTAGTGCTCTGCGCCGTCACGGCTGCGAAGAGCGTCAAGGAAGGCCAGGACTTCTTCCCGCTGACCGTGCACTATCAGGAGAAATATTCGGCCGCCGGGCGCATCCCGGGCGGCTTCTTCAAGCGCGAACGCGGCGCCACCGAGAAGGAGACCCTGGTCTCGCGCCTCATTGACCGCCCGATCCGCCCGCTGTTCCCCGAGGGCTTCTACAACGAGATCAACGCGATCGCGCAGGTCCTGTCGTATGACGGCCATAACGAGCCCGACATCCTCGCGATGGTCGCCGCTTCAGCCGCGCTGACCATCTCGGGCGTGCCCTTCATGGGTCCGATCGGCGCCGCGCGCGTCGGTTACGTCAACGGCGAATATATCCTCAACCCGACCGACAAGCAGGTCGCCGAGGGCGATCTCGACCTCGTCGTCGCTGCCACTCGCGACGCGGTGATGATGGTCGAATCCGAAGCCAATGAGCTTTCGGAAGAAGTCATGCTCGGCGCCGTCCTGTTCGCGCACGACGCTTGCCGCACCGTGGTCGACGCGATCATCGATCTCGCCGAACAGGCCGCCAAGGATCCGTGGGAAATCGCCTCGGGCGACGACAATGCCGCGCTCAAGGACCGCCTCAAGAAGCTGATCGGCAAGGACATCGCCGCCGCCTACAAGCTGACCGACAAGTCGGCCCGCTCGAACGCGCTGAACGAGGCCCGGGCCAAGGCCAAGGCGCAGTTCGTCGAGGACGGTCTGACCCCGCAGCAGGTGATGGCCGGCATCAAGCTGATCAAGAAGCTCGAAGCCGAGATCGTCCGCACCGCCATCCTCAAGGACGGCAAGCGCATCGACGGCCGCACCACCACGCAGATCCGCCCGATCGTCGCCGAGACGCACTTCCTGCCGCGCGCGCACGGCTCGGCGCTGTTCACCCGCGGCGAGACCCAGACCATCGCCACCTGCACCCTCGGCACCAAGGACGCCGAGCAGATGATCGATGGGCTGAACGGGCTCAGCTACCAGCACTTCATGCTGCACTATAACTTCCCGCCCTATTCGGTCGGCGAAGTCGGCCGCTTCGGCGCGCCGGGGCGTCGTGAAGTCGGTCATGGCAAGCTGGCCTGGCGTGCGCTGCATCCGGTGCTGCCGACCAAGGACGAGTTCCCCTATACCGTGCGTCTGACCAGCGACATCACCGAGTCGAACGGCTCGTCGTCGATGGCATCGGTGTGCGGCGGCAGCCTCGCGATGATGGATGCCGGCGTGCCGATCAAGCGCCCGGTCTCGGGCATCGCGATGGGCCTGATCCTTGAGGGCAAGGATTTTGCAATCCTGTCGGACATCCTCGGTGACGAGGATCATCTTGGCGACATGGACTTCAAGGTTGCCGGCACGTCCGAAGGCATCACCACGATGCAGATGGACATCAAGATCGCCGGCATCACCCGCGAAATCTTCGAGAAGGCGCTCAACCAGGCCAAGGAAGGTCGCGCGCATATCCTTGGCGAAATGAACAAGGCGTTGGGCGAGACCCGCTCGGAGCTGTCGGCGCACGCGCCGCGCATCGAGACGCTGACCATCGACAAGTCGAAGATCCGTGACGTCATCGGCACTGGCGGCAAGGTCATCCGCGAGATCGTCGCCACCACCGGCGCCAAGGTCGACATCGACGACGAGGGCGTGATCAAGGTCTCGTCGAGCGATCACGCGCAGATCGAAGCCGCGATCAACTGGATCAAGGGCATCGTCGAAGAGGCCGAAGTCGGCAAGATCTACACCGGCAAGGTCGTCAACCTCGTCGATTTCGGCGCGTTCGTGAATTTCATGGGCGGCAAGGACGGCCTCGTCCACGTCTCGGAAATCCGCAACGAGCGCACCGAGAAGGTCTCGGACGTCCTCAGCGAAGGCCAGGAAGTCAAGGTCAAGGTCCTCGAGATCGACCAGCGCGGTAAGGTCCGCCTGTCGATGCGCGTCGTTGACCAGGAAACCGGCGCCGAGCTCGAAGACACCCGTCCGCCCCGCGAGGAGCGTCCGCGTGGTGACCGTCCGCAGCGCGACGGTGACCGCCGTCGTGACGGCGGCCGCGGCGGCGACCGTGACCGTGGCCCGCGCCGTGACGACCGTGGTCCGCGCGGTGACCGTGGTGATCGCGGCCCGCGCCGTGAACGTTCGGACGAGGGCGACAAGGGCGGCGAGGATATCGGCCTGCCCGCGTTCCTGACCGGCGACGACTAG
- a CDS encoding L-serine ammonia-lyase, protein MVASTFELFKIGVGPSSSHTMGPMTAAARFAADAPAETARVEVLLYGSLALTGKGHATDSATLLGLAGHLPAAIDPDAAEAEVAAIRASGRLKLAGTRDIAFDETEDLRFLQRERLSFHSNAMTLVAFNADGVALLRQTYYSVGGGAVLRDDETGRNSLDASGWDVPHNFSSGDTLVALAEREGKSIAQLMRENEETARTPEQVSAGLAAIRQAMSACVERGIASRHTELPGGLRVKRRAPEIHGKLLQRQERALSDPLSVIDWINLWALAVNEENAAGGKVVTAPTNGAAGIVPAVLRYYERFAPMACEKGIEDFLLTAAAIGSLFKENASISGAEVGCQGEVGVACSMAAAGLAAALGGTPAQIENAAEIGMEHNLGLTCDPVGGLVQVPCIERNAVGAVKAIEAARLALLGDGTHRVSLDQVIETMRKTGIDMSERYKETSLGGLAVNVVEC, encoded by the coding sequence ATGGTCGCCAGCACCTTTGAATTGTTCAAGATCGGCGTCGGGCCGTCGAGTTCGCACACGATGGGGCCGATGACTGCCGCCGCACGCTTCGCCGCCGATGCTCCGGCGGAGACTGCGCGCGTTGAGGTATTGCTCTATGGCTCGCTGGCGCTGACCGGGAAGGGTCATGCCACCGATAGCGCGACGTTGCTCGGGCTTGCCGGGCATCTGCCCGCCGCGATCGATCCCGACGCGGCGGAGGCCGAAGTCGCGGCGATCCGCGCCTCGGGCCGCCTCAAGCTCGCCGGTACCCGCGACATCGCTTTCGACGAGACCGAAGACCTGCGCTTCCTCCAGCGCGAACGCCTGTCTTTCCATTCCAACGCGATGACGCTGGTGGCGTTCAACGCCGATGGCGTCGCACTTTTGCGCCAGACCTATTATTCGGTCGGCGGCGGCGCGGTGTTGCGCGACGACGAGACCGGGCGCAACTCGCTCGACGCCAGCGGCTGGGATGTGCCGCACAATTTCAGCTCGGGCGACACGCTGGTCGCGCTCGCAGAACGCGAAGGCAAGTCGATCGCGCAATTGATGCGCGAGAATGAGGAAACCGCGCGCACCCCCGAACAGGTCTCGGCCGGGCTCGCCGCGATTCGCCAGGCGATGTCGGCCTGTGTCGAGCGCGGCATCGCTTCGCGCCATACCGAGCTTCCTGGCGGCCTTCGCGTCAAGCGCCGCGCCCCCGAGATTCACGGCAAATTGCTACAGCGCCAGGAGCGGGCGCTTTCCGATCCCCTGTCGGTGATCGACTGGATCAATCTCTGGGCGCTGGCGGTGAACGAGGAGAATGCCGCCGGCGGCAAGGTCGTCACCGCGCCGACCAATGGCGCGGCGGGAATCGTGCCGGCGGTGCTGCGCTATTACGAGCGTTTCGCGCCGATGGCGTGCGAGAAGGGCATCGAGGATTTTCTGCTGACCGCGGCGGCGATCGGCTCGTTGTTCAAGGAGAATGCCTCGATCTCGGGCGCGGAGGTCGGCTGCCAGGGCGAGGTCGGCGTCGCCTGCTCGATGGCCGCGGCGGGGTTGGCGGCGGCGCTCGGCGGAACCCCGGCGCAGATCGAGAACGCGGCCGAGATCGGCATGGAGCATAATCTTGGCCTGACCTGCGATCCGGTCGGCGGGTTGGTCCAGGTGCCGTGCATCGAGCGCAACGCCGTCGGCGCGGTCAAGGCGATCGAGGCGGCGCGGCTCGCCCTGCTTGGCGACGGCACCCACCGCGTCTCGCTCGATCAGGTGATCGAGACGATGCGCAAGACCGGGATCGACATGAGCGAACGTTACAAGGAAACTTCGCTGGGCGGATTGGCGGTCAACGTCGTCGAGTGTTGA